A genomic region of Trifolium pratense cultivar HEN17-A07 linkage group LG3, ARS_RC_1.1, whole genome shotgun sequence contains the following coding sequences:
- the LOC123916707 gene encoding disease resistance response protein 206-like, with translation MSAKVPIFFVFVMLFALSSANPSKRKQYTPCKNLVLYYHDIIYNGKNGANATSSIVAAPQGANLTKLAPQFHFGDLIVFDDPITLDNNLHSKPIGRAQGFYMYDTKNAFTAWFSFTLILNSPYHEGTITLAGADPTIKKTRDISVTGGTGDFFMHRGIATLITDTFQGDAYFRLRIEIKFYECW, from the coding sequence ATGAGTGCCAAAGTTccaattttctttgtttttgtaatGTTGTTTGCTTTAAGTTCAGCAAATCCAAGCAAAAGAAAGCAATACACACCATGCAAAAACCTAGTCCTTTATTATCATGACATAATTTACAATGGAAAGAATGGAGCTAATGCAACATCTTCAATAGTAGCAGCTCCACAAGGTGCTAATTTAACAAAATTGGCACCTCAATTCCACTTTGGTGACTTAATAGTTTTTGATGACCCTATCACATTGGACAATAATCTTCATTCAAAACCAATTGGAAGAGCACAAGGCTTTTACATGTATGATACCAAAAACGCATTCACTGCATGGTTTAGTTTCACATTGATTCTTAATAGCCCTTATCATGAAGGAACCATAACTTTAGCTGGTGCTGACCCAACTATAAAGAAAACTAGAGATATTTCAGTGACTGGTGGCACTGGAGATTTCTTTATGCATAGAGGAATTGCTACTCTTATAACTGATACTTTTCAAGGTGATGCTTATTTTCGACTTCGTATTGAAATTAAGTTCTACGAGTGTTGGTAA
- the LOC123916347 gene encoding dirigent protein-like: protein MRLISTLLLLLLISLAYSSATPTRRSRKSTRIHKPCKTLVFYFHDIIYNGHNSKNATAAIVGAPAWGNHTILANQNHFGNLVVFDDPITLDNNLHSHPIGRAQGFYIYDRKEIFTAWLGFSFVFNSTQHKGTINFAGADPLMNKTRDISVIGGTGDFFMTRGVATLSTDAFEGEVYFRLRAEINLYECW from the coding sequence atgaGGCTCATTTCAACTCTCCTTCTCTTACTCTTAATCTCTTTGGCATATTCCTCTGCCACTCCAACAAGAAGATCAAGAAAAAGTACCCGTATTCATAAACCATGTAAAACATTAGTGTTTTATTTTCATGACATTATTTACAATGGTCACAACTCAAAAAATGCCACGGCAGCAATTGTAGGAGCACCAGCATGGGGTAACCATACCATATTAGCAAACCAAAACCATTTTGGTAATTTGGTTGTTTTTGATGACCCAATTACTTTAGACAATAATTTACATTCACACCCTATTGGTCGTGCTCAAggattttatatttatgataGGAAAGAAATTTTCACTGCATGGCTTGGTTTTTCATTTGTGTTTAATTCTACTCAACATAAGGGTACCATTAATTTTGCTGGTGCTGACCCTTTGATGAATAAGACTAGGGACATTTCGGTAATTGGTGGGACTGGTGATTTTTTCATGACTAGAGGTGTGGCTACTCTTTCAACGGATGCATTTGAAGGTGAAGTTTATTTTAGGCTTCGTGCGGAAATTAATTTGTATGAATGTtggtaa